One window from the genome of Salvelinus namaycush isolate Seneca chromosome 19, SaNama_1.0, whole genome shotgun sequence encodes:
- the tfg gene encoding protein TFG isoform X1: MNGQLDLSGKLIIKAQLGDDIRRIPIHNEDITYDELVLMMQRVFRGKLQSNDEVTIKYKDEDDDLITIFDSSDLSFAIQCSRILKLTLFVNGQPRPLESSQVKYLRRELIELRNKVNSLLDSLEPPSEPGLAASAPDRDLVDRHEGRAVAAEAAMKQAPVPVSAASMSAFDPLKNQGEVSKNVISAFGLSEDQVPAPPGVLADERSGTPDSIASSSSAAPQPGVPPQPQAPYAGVQQGPPAAMDGQMYQYQAPGGYPPQQPAPQQQYGMQYPAGYTPQPGAPQPGGPQPQQQQTFQNYPAPTSQAPAPGQTPAPGFQGGQQQAPPPQGAQQYPPGVFPPQNYTSQANQPANYSLPPGSQPQPGQGYQPRPGYTPPPGSNVTPPPGVSNPYARNRPPFGSGYAQPGPGYR; the protein is encoded by the exons ATGAATGGACAGCTGGACCTGAGCGGCAAACTGATCATCAAGGCCCAGCTGGGCGATGACATCAGACGCATACCCATCCACAACGAGGACATCACCTATGACGAGCTGGTGCTGATGATGCAGCGCGTCTTCAGGGGCAAGCTGCAGAGCAACGATGAGGTCACCATCAAATACAAGGATGAAG ATGATGACCTCATTACTATTTTCGACAGCTCGGATCTCTCCTTTGCCATCCAGTGCAGTAGGATACTGAAACTCACTCTGTTTG TGAATGGTCAGCCGAGACCTCTGGAGTCCAGTCAGGTGAAGTATCTGCGCAGGGAACTCATTGAGCTCAGGAACAAAGTCAACAGTCTTCTGGACAGCCTGGAGCCCCCCTCAGAACCTGGCCTGGCTGCATCAGCACCAGACCGGG aCTTGGTGGATAGACATGAGGGGAGGGCGGTGGCAGCAGAAGCAGCAATGAAGCAGGCCCCGGTCCCAGTCAGCGCGGCCAGCATGTCGGCCTTCGACCCCCTGAAGAACCAGGGCGAGGTCAGCAAGAACGTCATCTCCGCCTTCGGCCTGAGTGAGGACCAGGTCCCAG CCCCTCCAGGTGTCTTGGCTGACGAGCGGTCAGGTACTCCAGACAGCATTGCCTCATCCTCGTCTGCCGCCCCCCAACCCGGGGTGCCCCCCCAGCCACAGGCCCCCTATGCAGGGGTACAGCAGGGACCCCCAGCAGCCATGGACG GTCAGATGTACCAGTACCAGGCCCCAGGTGGATACCCACCCCAGCAGCCAGCACCACAGCAGCAGTATGGCATGCAGTACCCTG cAGGATACACCCCCCAGCCTGGGGCCCCGCAACCTGGCGGCCCTCAGCCCCAACAGCAGCAAACTTTCCAGAACTACCCTGCCCCCACCTCCCAGGCCCCCGCGCCTGGCCAGACCCCAGCCCCCGGCTTCCAGGGAGGCCAACAGCAGGCTCCTCCACCTCAGGGTGCACAGCAGTACCCCCCAGGGGTCTTCCCTCCCCAAAACTACACCTCCCAGGCCAACCAGCCTGCCAACTACAGCCTGCCCCCAGGCTCCCAGCCCCAGCCTGGCCAGGGTTACCAGCCCCGTCCCGGCTACACCCCTCCCCCCGGTAGCAACGTCACCCCGCCTCCTGGGGTGTCAAACCCCTACGCCCGCAACCGCCCCCCCTTCGGCTCGGGTTACGCCCAGCCTGGTCCCGGGTACCGGTAA
- the tfg gene encoding protein TFG isoform X2 produces the protein MNGQLDLSGKLIIKAQLGDDIRRIPIHNEDITYDELVLMMQRVFRGKLQSNDEVTIKYKDEDDDLITIFDSSDLSFAIQCSRILKLTLFVNGQPRPLESSQVKYLRRELIELRNKVNSLLDSLEPPSEPGLAASAPDRDLVDRHEGRAVAAEAAMKQAPVPVSAASMSAFDPLKNQGEVSKNVISAFGLSEDQVPAPPGVLADERSGTPDSIASSSSAAPQPGVPPQPQAPYAGVQQGPPAAMDGQMYQYQAPGGYPPQQPAPQQQYGMQYPGYTPQPGAPQPGGPQPQQQQTFQNYPAPTSQAPAPGQTPAPGFQGGQQQAPPPQGAQQYPPGVFPPQNYTSQANQPANYSLPPGSQPQPGQGYQPRPGYTPPPGSNVTPPPGVSNPYARNRPPFGSGYAQPGPGYR, from the exons ATGAATGGACAGCTGGACCTGAGCGGCAAACTGATCATCAAGGCCCAGCTGGGCGATGACATCAGACGCATACCCATCCACAACGAGGACATCACCTATGACGAGCTGGTGCTGATGATGCAGCGCGTCTTCAGGGGCAAGCTGCAGAGCAACGATGAGGTCACCATCAAATACAAGGATGAAG ATGATGACCTCATTACTATTTTCGACAGCTCGGATCTCTCCTTTGCCATCCAGTGCAGTAGGATACTGAAACTCACTCTGTTTG TGAATGGTCAGCCGAGACCTCTGGAGTCCAGTCAGGTGAAGTATCTGCGCAGGGAACTCATTGAGCTCAGGAACAAAGTCAACAGTCTTCTGGACAGCCTGGAGCCCCCCTCAGAACCTGGCCTGGCTGCATCAGCACCAGACCGGG aCTTGGTGGATAGACATGAGGGGAGGGCGGTGGCAGCAGAAGCAGCAATGAAGCAGGCCCCGGTCCCAGTCAGCGCGGCCAGCATGTCGGCCTTCGACCCCCTGAAGAACCAGGGCGAGGTCAGCAAGAACGTCATCTCCGCCTTCGGCCTGAGTGAGGACCAGGTCCCAG CCCCTCCAGGTGTCTTGGCTGACGAGCGGTCAGGTACTCCAGACAGCATTGCCTCATCCTCGTCTGCCGCCCCCCAACCCGGGGTGCCCCCCCAGCCACAGGCCCCCTATGCAGGGGTACAGCAGGGACCCCCAGCAGCCATGGACG GTCAGATGTACCAGTACCAGGCCCCAGGTGGATACCCACCCCAGCAGCCAGCACCACAGCAGCAGTATGGCATGCAGTACCCTG GATACACCCCCCAGCCTGGGGCCCCGCAACCTGGCGGCCCTCAGCCCCAACAGCAGCAAACTTTCCAGAACTACCCTGCCCCCACCTCCCAGGCCCCCGCGCCTGGCCAGACCCCAGCCCCCGGCTTCCAGGGAGGCCAACAGCAGGCTCCTCCACCTCAGGGTGCACAGCAGTACCCCCCAGGGGTCTTCCCTCCCCAAAACTACACCTCCCAGGCCAACCAGCCTGCCAACTACAGCCTGCCCCCAGGCTCCCAGCCCCAGCCTGGCCAGGGTTACCAGCCCCGTCCCGGCTACACCCCTCCCCCCGGTAGCAACGTCACCCCGCCTCCTGGGGTGTCAAACCCCTACGCCCGCAACCGCCCCCCCTTCGGCTCGGGTTACGCCCAGCCTGGTCCCGGGTACCGGTAA